One Epinephelus fuscoguttatus linkage group LG10, E.fuscoguttatus.final_Chr_v1 genomic window carries:
- the cilp2 gene encoding cartilage intermediate layer protein 1, with translation MLELNKVALLLCVLASVALGQGPVRSRSQSDRSRRVVLNLFTDTQTTGVTEWTSWFNIDHPGGNGDYERLEAIRFYYRERVCARPTAMEARTTDWVAAADTGEVVHSSLEKGFWCINREQPQGRICSNYHVRFQCPPVQSYWTDWSEWGPCSTTVCDDVGIQVRQRKCVNTQPMPLLLVPACQGHHSERRECSNPPCTAKWGPWGRWGTCSVTCGGGRRIRRRTCVRSSVTVQCNGRPVEVQKCGKSPCPAKCQLVCTEGHPNEECNQCTCDDHVLHGEVHSVTGVPVAGAWVALASHPKVIRARTDAKGQFRLTGICSSSSTLISIRKEKFAPITVSSSSNTTGLSWVRAVLKSAEKPYIVKHPEDKVRFEGGRVMLCCKATGSPTPDKYYWYHNGTLLDRRVYKYEEDLVLWDLKPEQTGEYYCKTSSPAGSIKSSPALLTVIAKGKPACNPTPETHLIRLPIDCVQPGTDSMHYNAGRCPHNKCAGSLDFDMRCRDGAGFCCGVKTMESRIIDCGSYSLPIKAVSECSCQKCVQPTVLVRGRVVTADNGEPLRFGHMYIGKERVGTTGYQGGFTLQITPDTQRLVVNFVDPTEKFLDTPKVFILDKKGGSIYHDVKVMRKQTPIDINAGETNSINLGEIEGEDPIGQLVIPPNSFHKDNGEVYEGTVKASVTFIDPRNITTAAAAPGDLNFVDDEGDMLPLRTYGMFSVDFRDETNKEMLGAGAVQLLLDTQHVKMQEHIPKMKLWSLNPDTGVWEEESGFSYTTTTTGGHGRSKREERTFLIGNMEIRERRLFNLDVPENRRCYVKVRAYMSDKFLPSEQLEGVVISLINLEPKPGYSSNPRAWGRFDSVITGPNGACLPAFCDAQRADAYTAYVTAMMGGEELEAAPSSPKMNPNIIGVSQPYLDKIDYQRSDHEDPALKKTAFRINLAKPNQNNLDETNGPIYPYQNLIGCENAPFDANHFRFFRVEKDKYEYNVVPFEENDLTTWTGDYLSWWPNPQEFRACFIKVKIHGQKEVMVRSRNLGGTHRETKGKLYGIRDIRSTRDMREANTSAACVEFKCSGMLFDQAEVDRSIISVLPQGNCRRTGTNSLLQEYLIKHPPVAHNNESHGFTMLAPVDPLGHNYGIYTVTDQNPRVAKEIAIGRCFDGTSDGFSREMKSDSGVALTFSCPERKISRESLFQRLQTNPGQTLSQMARDMRESEGLQVQRLPSQIVAYPSEQRGRTQSRRVTSTTRRRVSMRTQQRQ, from the exons ATGTTGGAATTAAATAAGGTGGCACTCCTGCTGTGTGTCCTGGCTTCAGTGGCTCTGGGCCAAG GCCCCGTGAGGAGCAGGAGTCAGTCAGACCGGAGCAGGAGAGTGGTCCTCAACTTgttcactgacacacagacaacag GCGTGACGGAGTGGACGTCTTGGTTCAACATCGACCATCCTGGAGGGAATGGAGACTATGAGCGCCTGGAGGCGATCCGTTTCTACTACAGGGAGAGGGTCTGTGCGCGGCCCACGGCCATGGAGGCTCGCACTACAGACTGGGTGGCAGCGGCAGACACCGGAGAAGTGGTCCACTCCAGTCTGGAGAAGGGCTTCTGGTGCATCAACAGGGAACAGCCCCAGGGCCGCATCTGCTCCAACTACCACGTCCGCTTTCAGTGTCCCCCAG TGCAGAGCTACTGGACTGACTGGAGTGAGTGGGGCCCCTGTTCAACCACAGTTTGTGACGACGTGGGCATTCAAGTCCGCCAGAGGAAATGTGTGAACACCCAGCCCATGCCTCTCCTGTTGGTGCCAGCATGCCAGGGTCACCACTCAGAAAGGAGGGAGTGCTCCAACCCTCCATGTACAG CCAAGTGGGGTCCATGGGGTCGGTGGGGAACTTGTTCAGTGACCTGTGGTGGAGGCCGCAGGATTAGGAGGAGGACCTGTGTGAGGAGCTCAGTGACAGTTCAGTGTAACGGACGGCCTGTTGAAGTACAGAAGTGTGGAAAGAGTCCATGCCCAG CCAAATGTCAGCTCGTGTGCACAGAGGGCCATCCCAATGAGGAGTGCAACCAGTGTACGTGTGACGACCACGTGTTGCACGGAGAAGTCCACAGTGTGACTGGTGTCCCTGTGGCAGGAGCCTGGGTGGCGCTGGCCAGCCACCCCAAGGTGATCCGTGCCCGTACAGATGCCAAAGGTCAGTTCAGGCTCACAGGCATCTGCTCCTCCAGCTCGACCTTGATCTCCATCAGGAAGGAGAAGTTTGCCCCCATCactgtctcctcctccagcaACACCACAGGGTTGTCCTGGGTACGGGCTGTCCTTAAATCAGCCG AGAAGCCGTACATTGTGAAGCACCCTGAGGACAAAGTGCGTTTTGAGGGAGGACGAGTGATGTTGTGCTGCAAGGCAACGGGATCACCAACACCTGACAAATACTACTG GTACCACAATGGGACCCTGCTGGACAGGAGAGTGTACAAGTATGAAGAGGACCTTGTACTGTGGGATCTAAAGCCGGAGCAGACAGGGGAGTACTACTGCAAAACTAGCAGCCCTGCAGGCAGCATCAAGTCCTCTCCAGCCCTTCTCACTGTGATTG CAAAAGGAAAGCCAGCATGCAACCCCACCCCTGAGACGCACCTCATCAGACTGCCGATAGACTGTGTTCAACCAGGGACTGACTCAATGCACTACAACGCTGGCCGTTGTCCTCACAACAAATGTGCTGGCTCACTAGACTTTGATATGCGCTGCAGAGATGGAGCTGGGTTCTGCTGTGGGGTCAAAACTATGGAAAGTCGGATCATTGACTGCGGGAGCTACAGCCTCCCTATCAAGGCTGTGTCAGAATGCAGCTGTCAGAAGTGTGTGCAGCCCACTGTGCTGGTTCGTGGCAGAGTGGTCACAGCTGACAATGGTGAGCCTCTGCGTTTTGGGCACATGTACATTGGTAAAGAGAGGGTGGGTACCACTGGATACCAAGGAGGTTTCACATTGCAAATTACTCCTGATACTCAGAGATTAGTGGTAAATTTTGTTGACCCCACTGAGAAGTTTCTTGACACTCCTAAGGTGTTCATCCTTGATAAGAAAGGTGGATCCATCTACCACGATGTGAAGGTAATGAGGAAGCAGACACCCATTGATATCAATGCTGGAGAGACCAACTCTATTAACCTAGGGGAAATTGAAGGGGAAGACCCCATTGGTCAGTTGGTTATTCCACCCAACTCCTTCCACAAGGACAATGGAGAAGTCTATGAGGGCACTGTGAAAGCAAGCGTCACATTCATTGACCCAAGAAATATCACCACTGCAGCTGCGGCCCCTGGGGATCTCAACTTTGTTGATGATGAGGGTGACATGCTCCCTTTGAGGACCTATGGCATGTTCTCTGTAGACTTCAGAGATGAGACCAACAAGGAGATGCTCGGAGCTGGAGCTGTTCAACTCCTCCTCGACACGCAGCACGTCAAAATGCAAGAGCACATTCCCAAAATGAAACTGTGGTCTTTAAATCCAGACACAGGAGTCTGGGAAGAGGAGAGTGGCTTCTCCTACACCACAACAACTACTGGTGGTCATGGGCGAAGCAAACGAGAGGAGCGCACATTCCTCATAGGCAACATGGAGATCAGAGAACGAAGGCTCTTCAATTTAGACGTGCCTGAAAACAGACGCTGCTACGTCAAAGTCCGTGCCTACATGAGTGACAAATTCCTACCTAGTGAACAGCTGGAGGGTGTTGTGATCAGCTTGATAAACCTAGAACCCAAACCTGGTTATTCTTCTAATCCGAGGGCATGGGGGCGTTTTGACAGCGTCATCACTGGACCCAACGGAGCCTGTTTACCAGCTTTCTGTGATGCCCAGAGGGCCGATGCTTACACAGCTTATGTCACAGCAATGATGGGTGGGGAAGAACTGGAGGCAGCTCCCTCTTCCCCTAAGATGAATCCAAATATCATTGGAGTATCTCAGCCATATCTGGATAAAATAGACTACCAGCGCTCAGATCACGAAGATCCAGCTTTGAAGAAAACAGCCTTCAGAATCAACTTGGCAAAGCCTAACCAAAATAATCTTGATGAGACCAATGGGCCAATATATCCCTATCAGAATTTGATAGGTTGTGAGAACGCCCCTTTTGATGCAAATCATTTCAGATTCTTCAGAGTGGAAAAGGACAAGTATGAATACAATGTTGTTCCCTTTGAGGAGAATGATTTGACAACCTGGACAGGAGATTACCTTTCCTGGTGGCCTAATCCCCAGGAGTTTAGAGCATGCTTCATTAAGGTCAAGATCCATGGACAGAAGGAAGTGATGGTCAGGTCGAGGAATCTGGGAGGAACACACCGGGAAACAAAAGGCAAACTTTATGGCATAAGAGACATTCGCAGCACCCGGGACATGCGAGAGGCCAACACTTCAGCAGCCTGTGTAGAGTTCAAATGTAGCGGCATGTTGTTTGATCAAGCTGAGGTTGACAGATCCATCATATCAGTCCTTCCACAGGGGAACTGTCGCCGGACTGGCACCAACAGCCTCCTGCAGGAGTATCTCATCAAACATCCACCAGTCGCTCACAACAATGAGTCCCATGGATTCACCATGCTAGCCCCTGTTGATCCTTTGGGACACAACTATGGCATCTACACAGTCACAGACCAGAACCCCAGGGTGGCCAAGGAGATCGCTATAGGCCGCTGCTTTGACGGCACCTCAGATGGTTTCTCCAGGGAGATGAAGTCAGACTCTGGGGTGGCGTTGACCTTCAGTTGTCCAGAGAGGAAAATTAGCAGAGAAAGCCTTTTCCAACGTCTGCAGACCAACCCGGGTCAGACTTTGTCTCAGATGGCAAGGGACATGAGGGAGTCGGAGGGTCTGCAGGTGCAAAGATTACCCTCTCAGATTGTGGCTTATCCTTCAGAGCAGCGGGGCAGGACCCAGAGTCGCAGAGTCACCTCTACAACCAGGAGGAGAGTGTCCATGCGCACACAGCAACGCCAATAG